The nucleotide sequence GGAAGGCCGTGATGACCTTGCCCTGCTTGCCCTTGTCCTTACCGGTGATGACCTGGACCAGGTCGCCCTTCTTGATCTTCATGCTTACAGCACCTCCGGCGCGAGCGAGATGATCTTCATGAACTTCTTCTCGCGCAGCTCCCGGCCGACCGGGCCGAAGATACGGGTGCCACGAGGGTCGCCGTCGTTCTTCAGAATGACAGCGGCGTTCTCGTCGAAGCGGATGTACGAGCCGTCCGGACGGCGGCGCTCCTTGACGGTGCGAACGATGACCGCCTTGATGACGTCACCCTTCTTCACGTTGCCGCCGGGGATCGCGTCCTTGACGGTGGCGACGATGACGTCACCGATGCCCGCGTAGCGGCGACCGGAGCCACCGAGCACACGGATGCAAAGGATTTCCTTCGCACCAGTGTTGTCGGCGACACGCAGTCGCGACTCCTGCTGGATCACGTCTATCTCCTGATTGTCTGCCGGTTCCCGGCAGGGGCCTCAATACAGCGGGCCCCTGCCGAGCCTGGCGGAACTGACCTGCGGATTTACCCCGCAGGAATTACTTGGCCTTCTCGAGGATCTCGACGACGCGCCAGTGCTTCGTGGCGGACAGCGGCCGGGTCTCCATGAGGAGGACACGGTCGCCGACGCCGGCGGCGTTCTGCTCGTCGTGCGCCTTGAGCTTGCTCGTGCTACGGATGACCTTGCCGTACAGGGCGTGCTTCTTACGGTCCTCGACGGCGACGACGACGGTCTTGTCCATCTTGTCGGCGACGACGATGCCCTCACGAGTCTTGCGGAAGCCGCGCGTCTCGTCGTTCGTCTCAGTCACGTTGTTCTCGCTCATCAGGCGTTCTCCACCGTTTCGATGCCCAGCTCACGCTCGCGCATCAGGGTGTAGATCCGCGCGATGTCCTTGCGGACCGCCTTGAGACGGCCATGGTTCTCAAGCTGTCCGGTCGCCGCCTGGAAGCGGAGATTGAACAGCTCTTCCTTGGCTTCGCGAAGCTTCGCCAGAAGCTCCTCGTCACCCAGCTCGCGCAGCTCGGACGCCTTGGTACCGGCCGACATCACGCTTCACCTGCCTCGCGCTTGACGATCCGGCACTTCATCGGCAGCTTGTGGGCTGCGCGAGTGAGGGCCTCACGGGCGATCTTCTCGTTGGGGTAGGACAGTTCGAACATGACCCGGCCCGGGTGCACGTTCGCGATCCACCACTCCGGCGAGCCCTTACCGGAAC is from Streptomyces sp. NBC_01314 and encodes:
- the rpmC gene encoding 50S ribosomal protein L29 — its product is MSAGTKASELRELGDEELLAKLREAKEELFNLRFQAATGQLENHGRLKAVRKDIARIYTLMRERELGIETVENA
- the rpsQ gene encoding 30S ribosomal protein S17, with translation MSENNVTETNDETRGFRKTREGIVVADKMDKTVVVAVEDRKKHALYGKVIRSTSKLKAHDEQNAAGVGDRVLLMETRPLSATKHWRVVEILEKAK
- the rplN gene encoding 50S ribosomal protein L14 — encoded protein: MIQQESRLRVADNTGAKEILCIRVLGGSGRRYAGIGDVIVATVKDAIPGGNVKKGDVIKAVIVRTVKERRRPDGSYIRFDENAAVILKNDGDPRGTRIFGPVGRELREKKFMKIISLAPEVL